From a single Alloactinosynnema sp. L-07 genomic region:
- a CDS encoding sigma-70 family RNA polymerase sigma factor — MDERFEEHRSHLRAVAYRMLGSLSEADDAVQETWLRLNRTDTSEVENLAGWLTTVVARVCLNILRSRRREAQFGEHEPVIGRDDDGHPEQEAMVADEVGLALLVVLDTLSPAERLVFVLHDMFAVPFEELGPMIEKTPAASRQLASRARRRVKGATPVPEADLTRQRRVVDAFLAASRGGDFDALVALLDPDVELRADRAAGPTPTPIALRGAKVVARGAGAASARSRFTQPALVNGAVGLVMAPLGKLRLALAFTIVDGLVTDIDVIADPDRLRNLNIAVLD; from the coding sequence ATGGACGAGCGGTTCGAGGAGCACCGGAGCCACCTGCGCGCGGTGGCCTATCGGATGCTCGGCTCGCTCAGCGAGGCCGACGACGCCGTGCAGGAGACCTGGCTGCGGCTGAATCGGACCGACACCAGCGAGGTCGAGAACCTGGCGGGCTGGCTGACCACCGTCGTCGCGCGGGTCTGTCTTAACATCCTGCGTTCCCGCCGCCGGGAAGCCCAGTTCGGGGAGCACGAGCCGGTCATCGGCCGCGACGACGACGGTCACCCCGAGCAGGAGGCGATGGTCGCCGACGAGGTCGGGCTCGCGCTGCTGGTCGTCCTCGACACCCTGAGCCCGGCCGAGCGCCTCGTGTTCGTGTTGCACGACATGTTCGCGGTGCCGTTCGAGGAACTCGGCCCGATGATCGAGAAGACCCCGGCCGCCAGCCGCCAGCTCGCCAGCCGCGCCCGCCGCCGGGTCAAGGGCGCCACCCCGGTACCCGAGGCCGACCTGACCCGCCAGCGTCGAGTGGTCGACGCATTCCTGGCTGCCTCCCGCGGCGGCGACTTCGACGCGCTGGTCGCGCTGCTCGACCCGGACGTGGAACTGCGGGCCGACCGCGCGGCCGGCCCAACCCCGACCCCCATCGCCCTGCGCGGCGCCAAGGTCGTGGCCAGGGGCGCGGGTGCGGCGTCGGCGCGGTCCCGGTTTACCCAGCCCGCGCTGGTCAACGGTGCCGTCGGCCTGGTCATGGCCCCGCTGGGCAAGTTGCGCCTGGCGTTGGCCTTCACGATCGTCGACGGCCTGGTCACCGACATCGACGTCATCGCCGACCCCGACCGCCTCCGCAACCTCAACATCGCGGTGCTCGACTAA
- a CDS encoding response regulator transcription factor: MTRFTLDGNIPDQSLGGAVTMRVERLRVAVAFRREADRLAVESALARDMRIVARADCASTLTATLAQVAAHVLVADCDLGLACGATPPMVVALWSTERSDTRLAQFIQSKGEGVAFLDGDSGELSRAVNAVAAGGVWVTPNLGGELLTIARSNPRPRERAVPALTDRETSVLGLLVDGHTDVEIARMLHLGVRTVKHHTANLRHKFAARNRSHLAALSMRSGGHVRATVAG; the protein is encoded by the coding sequence TTGACCCGCTTCACCCTGGATGGAAACATCCCCGATCAGTCTCTGGGGGGAGCGGTGACCATGCGCGTGGAGCGGTTGAGGGTGGCCGTGGCGTTTCGGCGCGAAGCGGACAGGTTGGCGGTCGAGTCGGCTCTTGCTCGCGACATGAGAATCGTCGCTCGTGCTGATTGCGCGTCGACGCTGACGGCCACCCTGGCGCAGGTGGCCGCGCATGTACTCGTCGCGGACTGTGATCTTGGCCTCGCCTGCGGTGCCACTCCACCGATGGTGGTGGCGCTGTGGTCCACGGAGCGATCCGATACCCGGTTGGCACAATTCATCCAATCCAAAGGCGAGGGTGTCGCATTCCTTGACGGTGATTCCGGAGAACTGAGTCGGGCGGTGAACGCCGTAGCGGCTGGTGGAGTATGGGTAACGCCGAATCTCGGCGGCGAACTGCTCACCATCGCTCGGTCGAATCCTCGGCCCCGAGAGCGAGCGGTTCCAGCTCTCACTGATCGGGAGACTTCGGTGCTGGGTCTACTCGTCGATGGGCATACCGACGTCGAGATAGCCCGAATGCTTCATCTTGGTGTCCGTACTGTGAAGCATCACACTGCCAATTTGCGGCACAAGTTCGCCGCGAGGAACAGATCGCATCTCGCCGCGCTATCCATGCGCAGCGGTGGGCACGTGAGGGCAACTGTTGCCGGGTAA
- a CDS encoding GNAT family N-acetyltransferase, with product MTDDVATHTTRLGQADAGELLTLQLAAWVREGRAAGTLEIPPLQEGLADVETSLGDPAITTWGYRAPAGRLLATVRTSLLDERTAFVGRLGVVPDLVRKGIGGAMLRLAESRLPAVSRIELVTGIHSLDNHAFYARHGYVIVSTDEAEGTVRLAKDLRVSCDRHNVRLSRD from the coding sequence GTGACCGACGACGTCGCCACCCACACGACCCGTCTCGGCCAGGCCGACGCCGGGGAACTGCTCACCCTCCAGCTGGCCGCCTGGGTGCGCGAGGGCCGCGCCGCCGGGACGCTGGAGATCCCTCCGCTGCAGGAGGGCCTGGCCGACGTCGAGACCTCGCTGGGCGACCCAGCGATCACCACCTGGGGCTACCGCGCACCGGCAGGCAGGCTACTGGCCACCGTCCGAACCTCGCTGCTGGACGAGCGGACCGCGTTCGTCGGCAGGCTCGGTGTGGTGCCGGACCTGGTCCGGAAGGGGATCGGCGGGGCGATGCTGCGGCTGGCCGAGTCCCGGCTGCCCGCGGTGTCGCGGATCGAGCTGGTCACCGGCATCCACAGCCTCGACAACCACGCCTTCTACGCCCGTCACGGTTACGTGATCGTGTCGACCGACGAGGCCGAGGGCACGGTTCGGCTGGCGAAAGACCTGCGCGTGTCGTGTGATCGACATAACGTCAGGTTAAGTCGAGATTGA
- a CDS encoding GNAT family N-acetyltransferase translates to MIVRLIPLDEAGTEALLAVAVAQAEPAEVMPVDGPTGWTEATKAAFRDFHAAHRDGALGTVMYAIDVRGETAGMIRLARVGPGVAETGMWLGRAMRSKGVGVDALRALLEIAVETGFHTVRAETTPDNTAAIRALARCGAVLTTTPTSVTAELHPTS, encoded by the coding sequence ATGATCGTTCGACTGATCCCGCTGGACGAGGCGGGCACCGAGGCCCTCCTCGCCGTCGCGGTGGCCCAGGCCGAGCCCGCCGAGGTCATGCCCGTCGACGGCCCGACGGGCTGGACCGAGGCCACCAAGGCGGCCTTCCGCGACTTCCACGCCGCCCACCGCGACGGCGCGCTGGGCACGGTGATGTACGCGATCGACGTGCGCGGGGAGACCGCCGGGATGATCCGCCTCGCCCGCGTCGGGCCGGGGGTCGCCGAGACCGGGATGTGGCTCGGGCGCGCCATGCGCAGCAAGGGGGTGGGCGTGGACGCGCTGCGGGCGTTGCTGGAGATCGCCGTCGAGACCGGGTTCCACACCGTGCGGGCCGAGACGACCCCGGACAACACCGCCGCCATCCGGGCCCTGGCCCGCTGCGGCGCGGTGCTGACCACCACCCCGACTTCGGTCACCGCCGAACTGCACCCGACGTCGTGA